One genomic segment of Hordeum vulgare subsp. vulgare chromosome 2H, MorexV3_pseudomolecules_assembly, whole genome shotgun sequence includes these proteins:
- the LOC123428454 gene encoding MEIOTIC F-BOX protein MOF-like isoform X2, which produces MSAPTSIPCGSKSARCSRNGVDRLSSLPDDLLHHVMSFLPMPEVVRTSLLSPRWRFVWRSTPFIRIDGAEFMDKSKLENFVDCLLLLHDYTASLDKARISLHCIDHTKCSVWIRHAIMHKVRVLHISGPLSLDKTAIFPSQHLKTIRLQSAILRHGLFRPLNYDCPVLEHLELELCNFCDNEEISSTSLKVLHISQCYLTTSLLICARNLTHLSILDPYIGDIVTKDLSSLVTASISLISCSYYKDTVVMDHHLLDGLSHATTLELHAPLNERAFESDLPTWPMFSNLTSLVVGNWVMTADFHPLHGGMEQLQSLAVNKYRDALGLRQLPLHPEDQNLLPQRSSKGR; this is translated from the exons ATGTCGGCACCAACATCCATTCCCTGTGGTTCCAAGAGTGCGCGATGCAGCAGGAATGGTGTCGACAGGCTCAGCAGCCTGCCCGATGATCTGCTCCACCATGTGATGTCCTTCCTGCCGATGCCGGAGGTCGTGCGCACAAGTCTTCTCTCGCCAAGATGGCGCTTTGTTTGGCGCTCTACACCATTCATTCGCATTGACGGCGCAGAATTCATGGATAAAAGCAAGTTGGAGAATTTCGTAGACTGCTTGCTGCTCTTGCATGACTATACCGCTTCCTTGGATAAAGCCCGAATCTCTCTCCACTGCATTGATCATACCAAATGTTCCGTGTGGATTCGTCATGCCATCATGCACAAAGTTCGTGTCCTTCATATTTCTGGACCTCTCAGTCTGGATAAGACAGCAATCTTTCCTTCTCAGCACCTCAAAACAATCAGGCTCCAATCTGCCATATTGAGACATGGGTTATTTAGGCCGTTGAACTACGACTGCCCTGTGCTTGAACATTTAGAGCTGGAGTTGTGCAATTTCTGTGACAACGAGGAGATCTCATCAACGTCACTCAAGGTTCTGCATATCAGTCAGTGCTACCTTACCACCAGTCTCCTGATTTGTGCTAGGAACCTTACCCATCTCTCTATCCTCGACCCATACATTGGTGATATAGTAACTAAGGATCTGTCTTCTCTAGTAACAGCTTCGATTAGTCTAATATCTTGTTCTTATTATAAGGACACAGTAGTAATGGATCATCATCTACTTGATGGCCTTTCACATGCCACAACATTGGAGTTGCATGCGCCATTAAATGAG CGTGCATTCGAGTCAGATCTACCAACATGGCCAATGTTCAGCAATCTGACAAGCTTGGTCGTGGGCAATTGGGTCATGACTGCTGACTTCCACCCACTGCACG GAGGAATGGAGCAGCTGCAAAGCCTTGCCGTCAACAAGTATAGGGATGCCCTTGGGCTCAGGCAGCTACCCTTGCATCCAGAGGATCAAAATCTACTGCCGCAAAGATCATCCAAGGGTCGGTGA
- the LOC123428454 gene encoding MEIOTIC F-BOX protein MOF-like isoform X1, translating to MSAPTSIPCGSKSARCSRNGVDRLSSLPDDLLHHVMSFLPMPEVVRTSLLSPRWRFVWRSTPFIRIDGAEFMDKSKLENFVDCLLLLHDYTASLDKARISLHCIDHTKCSVWIRHAIMHKVRVLHISGPLSLDKTAIFPSQHLKTIRLQSAILRHGLFRPLNYDCPVLEHLELELCNFCDNEEISSTSLKVLHISQCYLTTSLLICARNLTHLSILDPYIGDIVTKDLSSLVTASISLISCSYYKDTVVMDHHLLDGLSHATTLELHAPLNERAFESDLPTWPMFSNLTSLVVGNWVMTADFHPLHGILQRSDKLKELTVKLKMEEWSSCKALPSTSIGMPLGSGSYPCIQRIKIYCRKDHPRVGELVQALVPTACNAKISIERP from the exons ATGTCGGCACCAACATCCATTCCCTGTGGTTCCAAGAGTGCGCGATGCAGCAGGAATGGTGTCGACAGGCTCAGCAGCCTGCCCGATGATCTGCTCCACCATGTGATGTCCTTCCTGCCGATGCCGGAGGTCGTGCGCACAAGTCTTCTCTCGCCAAGATGGCGCTTTGTTTGGCGCTCTACACCATTCATTCGCATTGACGGCGCAGAATTCATGGATAAAAGCAAGTTGGAGAATTTCGTAGACTGCTTGCTGCTCTTGCATGACTATACCGCTTCCTTGGATAAAGCCCGAATCTCTCTCCACTGCATTGATCATACCAAATGTTCCGTGTGGATTCGTCATGCCATCATGCACAAAGTTCGTGTCCTTCATATTTCTGGACCTCTCAGTCTGGATAAGACAGCAATCTTTCCTTCTCAGCACCTCAAAACAATCAGGCTCCAATCTGCCATATTGAGACATGGGTTATTTAGGCCGTTGAACTACGACTGCCCTGTGCTTGAACATTTAGAGCTGGAGTTGTGCAATTTCTGTGACAACGAGGAGATCTCATCAACGTCACTCAAGGTTCTGCATATCAGTCAGTGCTACCTTACCACCAGTCTCCTGATTTGTGCTAGGAACCTTACCCATCTCTCTATCCTCGACCCATACATTGGTGATATAGTAACTAAGGATCTGTCTTCTCTAGTAACAGCTTCGATTAGTCTAATATCTTGTTCTTATTATAAGGACACAGTAGTAATGGATCATCATCTACTTGATGGCCTTTCACATGCCACAACATTGGAGTTGCATGCGCCATTAAATGAG CGTGCATTCGAGTCAGATCTACCAACATGGCCAATGTTCAGCAATCTGACAAGCTTGGTCGTGGGCAATTGGGTCATGACTGCTGACTTCCACCCACTGCACGGTATTCTCCAGCGCTCGGATAAGCTGAAGGAGCTAACTGTGAAGCTCAAAATG GAGGAATGGAGCAGCTGCAAAGCCTTGCCGTCAACAAGTATAGGGATGCCCTTGGGCTCAGGCAGCTACCCTTGCATCCAGAGGATCAAAATCTACTGCCGCAAAGATCATCCAAGGGTCGGTGAGCTGGTGCAGGCGTTGGTACCGACTGCCTGCAATGCGAAAATCAGCATCGAGCGGCCCTGA
- the LOC123428453 gene encoding uncharacterized protein LOC123428453, producing the protein MGCKGDLADLLWSAVAAEYEEGSEEEEPFEREFYDDDDYDDNVAEPETKAVDPCEDPLAEEEEASEEEPCDGATPIEDEDVSYDEPFVDELCYEEEDSGEQDSYYAEPFTDQLCQVEPCDVEVAHEEELVRKKSSPVQAIKKEQNEEEVLKQAPGKGSSHEHKSVPVTDEIELKPFKKRLSVRFATDVSCYTYSAESFGAAKLEKRKAQFDDQDSHLCKRQEHRVSLPQDGVKLKEVDETNLYVGNLPTSVTYHKLIEMFLPFGRIVRSKVADDRFTGVSQGYGFVKYAEPRSATAAIERMNGRLVDGKTLEVRLAAAPVPPSVSNPFMQSVSESWGLPSKEIDPSHLYVCNLPLAMDTLKLLEYFLPFGKVTDIRVPRDHTTGLSKGYGFVKYADSHHAAQATIHLNGFLVEGKKIDVRVYDTTPPRPKEIDMANLYVCNIPASIDTNKLVELFSPFGKITHARVAADKGYAFVKFADSKCAAEAIALMNGSLVEGETLIVRVAGLSSTSSSSALQGSPIASPEINKSRLYVANLPRTVNADKLVELFMPFGQISKVIINLEYSLVFYADVASAIKAVERMDGYLIGGKRLVVRRSDSSCATDGAEHASSQSAAKPMREIDMANLCVASIPPTMTGDQLVELFRPFGQIVQSRMFRGYGMVRYENPSSAAAAIDHMDGYLIGGSTLAVRVSGLPNAVDFNAATNAPLTLQRRPANAAATSPMDFNAATTNAPPTLQLQQWPPNGPQRQIDMTNLYVCHLPSYITTERLTELFLPCGQVTQAKAVTDLCTGACKGYGFVKFADTFASAVALSYMNGYTLEGHILEVRIAGVHQSAMGSYLAHLYSQFRVPDPSTTAIGIPTSSCWPYHCAAGSAAAYAAENQGQGTDAASQTSQPPESVSANSFAEMEWSPVSSHLTDTSQQQLSSHVADTSSQQQQPSAGWAGPPGFEPPHVAVSTPQPPPSVVPWAGPPGFEPHSVPKKKDAAATMKPSQPCSKVHLALSGGSQKRRSVV; encoded by the coding sequence ATGGGGTGCAAAGGTGACCTGGCTGACCTGCTGTGGAGTGCTGTTGCTGCTGAATATGAAGAAGGCAGTGAAGAAGAGGAACCATTTGAACGTGAATTCTACGATGATGATGATTACGACGACAATGTGGCTGAGCCAGAAACAAAAGCTGTGGATCCTTGTGAAGATCCTTTGGCAGAAGAAGAGGAAGCTAGTGAAGAGGAACCTTGCGATGGCGCCACCCctattgaagatgaggatgtcAGTTACGATGAACCATTTGTTGATGAACTCTGTTATGAAGAAGAAGACAGTGGCGAGCAGGACTCATATTATGCGGAACCTTTCACCGATCAGCTCTGTCAAGTGGAGCCATGTGATGTTGAGGTggctcacgaggaggaacttgtgaGGAAGAAGTCCAGTCCTGTTCAGGCTATCAAGAaggaacaaaatgaggaagaggTCCTAAAACAGGCACCAGGAAAGGGCAGCAGCCATGAGCACAAGTCGGTACCAGTGACTGATGAAATTGAATTGAAGCCGTTCAAGAAGCGATTGTCTGTCAGGTTTGCTACTGATGTGTCTTGTTACACATACAGTGCTGAAAGTTTTGGTGCTGCCAAGTTGGAGAAACGGAAAGCTCAGTTTGATGACCAGGACAGCCACTTGTGTAAGAGGCAAGAACACAGAGTTTCTTTGCCTCAGGACGGTGTCAAGCTGAAAGAAGTGGATGAGACTAACCTGTATGTGGGTAACTTGCCAACTTCTGTGACTTATCACAAGCTCATCGAGATGTTTCTACCTTTCGGACGAATCGTTCGATCAAAGGTTGCAGATGATCGTTTCACCGGTGTAAGCCAGGGATATGGCTTTGTGAAGTATGCTGAACCTCGTAGTGCCACAGCAGCTATTGAACGCATGAATGGGCGCCTGGTTGATGGGAAAACATTAGAGGTTAGATTAGCTGCAGCTCCAGTTCCACCATCAGTATCCAATCCATTCATGCAGTCCGTGTCAGAATCTTGGGGTCTGCCCTCAAAGGAAATCGACCCGAGCCACTTGTATGTCTGCAACCTCCCCTTAGCCATGGACACGCTGAAGCTACTCGAGTATTTTCTGCCTTTCGGGAAAGTAACTGATATAAGGGTGCCCAGGGATCACACCACAGGTTTAAGCAAAGGATATGGCTTTGTGAAGTACGCTGATTCCCATCATGCAGCTCAGGCCACCATCCATTTGAATGGATTTCTGGTTGAGGGTAAAAAGATTGACGTCCGAGTGTACGATACCACTCCACCCAGACCCAAGGAAATTGACATGGCCAATCTATATGTCTGCAACATTCCTGCATCCATTGACACAAATAAGCTGGTTGAGCTTTTCTCGCCATTTGGTAAGATCACCCATGCTAGAGTGGCAGCAGACAAAGGATATGCCTTCGTCAAGTTTGCCGATTCTAAGTGTGCTGCCGAGGCTATTGCACTGATGAATGGATCACTGGTTGAAGGGGAGACATTAATTGTCAGAGTTGCAGGCCTTTCATCGACATCATCCAGCTCAGCTCTACAAGGCTCACCAATTGCCTCTCCAGAAATCAACAAATCTAGACTGTACGTCGCCAACCTTCCGCGGACCGTGAACGCTGATAAGCTGGTTGAACTTTTCATGCCCTTTGGTCAGATCAGCAAAGTCATTATCAATCTGGAGTATAGCCTAGTGTTCTATGCAGATGTAGCGTCTGCGATCAAGGCTGTCGAACGCATGGATGGGTATCTAATTGGTGGAAAGAGGCTAGTGGTCAGGCGATCAGACTCCTCTTGTGCAACCGATGGAGCAGAGCATGCTTCATCACAATCAGCTGCCAAGCCCATGAGAGAGATTGATATGGCCAACTTGTGTGTTGCCAGCATCCCGCCGACGATGACCGGCGATCAGCTGGTCGAGCTTTTCCGGCCATTCGGGCAAATCGTGCAATCTAGGATGTTTCGTGGGTATGGCATGGTTAGGTACGAAAACCCTTCGTCTGCAGCTGCTGCAATTGATCATATGGACGGTTACCTAATTGGAGGAAGTACCCTGGCTGTGAGAGTATCAGGCCTTCCTAATGCTGTGGATTTCAACGCTGCAACAAACGCTCCTCTAACACTACAACGGAGGCCTGCCAATGCTGCTGCAACAAGTCCCATGGATTTCAACGCTGCCACAACAAATGCTCCCCCAACACTACAACTGCAACAGTGGCCTCCCAATGGGCCGCAGAGACAAATCGACATGACCAACCTATATGTCTGCCATCTCCCGTCCTACATCACCACTGAAAGGCTGACCGAACTCTTTCTGCCATGCGGCCAAGTCACTCAAGCCAAGGCAGTTACTGACCTATGCACTGGTGCGTGCAAGGGATATGGATTTGTCAAATTTGCTGATACTTTTGCTTCTGCCGTGGCTCTCAGTTACATGAACGGTTACACACTGGAGGGGCACATCTTGGAGGTTAGGATAGCCGGTGTCCATCAGAGCGCTATGGGCAGCTACCTGGCGCATCTCTACTCCCAGTTCAGAGTCCCTGACCCCTCAACAACGGCGATTGGAATACCAACATCGTCGTGTTGGCCATACCATTGTGCTGCCGGATCAGCAGCAGCATACGCCGCAGAGAACCAGGGCCAGGGAACCGACGCTGCTTCTCAAACATCTCAGCCACCTGAATCTGTATCAGCCAATTCATTTGCTGAGATGGAATGGTCTCCTGTCTCAAGCCATCTCACCGACACTTCTCAGCAACAGCTCTCAAGCCATGTCGCCGACACTAGTTCTCAGCAGCAGCAGCCTTCAGCAGGCTGGGCCGGTCCGCCTGGCTTCGAGCCCCCCCATGTGGCAGTCTCaacccctcagccgccgccgtcaGTGGTACCTTGGGCTGGCCCGCCCGGCTTCGAGCCCCATTCCGTCCCCAAGAAGAAAGATGCCGCCGCCACGATGAAACCTTCCCAGCCTTGCTCCAAGGTCCATCTGGCACTGTCAGGAGGCAGCCAGAAGAGGCGTTCGGTCGTCTAG